The proteins below are encoded in one region of Corvus hawaiiensis isolate bCorHaw1 chromosome 3, bCorHaw1.pri.cur, whole genome shotgun sequence:
- the BUB1 gene encoding mitotic checkpoint serine/threonine-protein kinase BUB1 isoform X2, translated as MDGPGRYLQWAEECLPLQEKQSRWPGLLEELLKRWATRGTMNGRQAAQDCSQTSSPGSVSWYLQWAEECLPLQEKQSRWPGLLEELLKRWATRGTMNGRQAAQDCSQTSSPGSVSWYLQWAEECLPLQEKQSRWPGLLEELVKVFVGDKRYHQDLRFVSYCVKLAEFISSPCQYFEYLHGQGIGAKTSDFYLAWAQLLLREGNVQGAGAVLQKGLLNQAQPRENLQQLHCSLQSYDPRNPPLQDAAVVKPLQTSHAANQMAPPKGVSSPNPCKNQGLDAAGSQSCAVGKEVNYVTYISKSEVVPKAPSGATGWEQVPMYDKNLLLCEGSELSFEELRAKRYFRKYELLRRQQELEEEKKDSMKKKESAVLELQALQQKLDQLTQLSRSLEETRLEPAAEPNQRLVPPPVRPSTSHVPGNWMAPAPGLDAPKSQALVLEQSQFQVPPATTPTPQPAKPLSDCTPAASPWEAPEEKDPAGARAELGELQKSLLHPPFSAAPAQERAHPDPALPRSTGELSPNKGSTGLTPAVHVKEASRAGNSSFASGNISQATPNTSLGGAMGTTTPFKVQPSPTVHTKEALGVLMDMFQTPFLPEPSALEDSEEQFEAFCRRREPGGCLKTNIVVPVTPAFAIFEDEEEKENSRIPQHKNKPEEPRTFGERPLTDCAAEEETGTTEFLRDDYTVWNGPCRNKALAPSPDNTRDFARAAQLMSTPFNYLAAPSRPPLEDRACEENLPQMDLEFSGELHRQPKAKKLRPVLEHIPEQRELHGNLLKQGTGIQGIAAAASQRLHEETAPSRTGYSSSLGVDRTCQERLCGAGQDRTARTGRPAVLVENPWDTELVGKFLSELPKPLHTYANYFEWKSPLPFIKLKAELSLGSSSFHMDCLVGEGAFAQVYQASILDASNPRNNQKVIFKVQKPANPWEFYIASQLLERLSPSVRHLYIHFYSAHFFSNGSILVGELHNYGTLLNAVNIYKKLPEKVMPQALVIYFAVKILHMVEELHSCKIIHGDIKPDNFILGERFLDNNTCDIDGLCHGLTLIDLGQSIDMKLFPEGTAFTARCETSGFQCVEMLTNKPWNYQTDYFGIAATVYCLLFGTYMRLKDDNGVWKPEGTFRRLANADLWKEFFESLLNIPSCHNLPSLGVLRQKLKDLFCRSYAKEIKFLRNRLVVLLIEHKRSRK; from the exons GTACCTGCAGTGGGCAGAGGAATGTCTCCCGCTCCAAGAGAAGCAGAGCCGCTGGCCCgggctcctggaggagctggtgaAGGTGTTCGTGGGCGACAAGAGGTACCACCAGGACCTGCGGTTTGTGAGCTACTGCGTCAAGCTG GCAGAGTTCATCTCTTCCCCTTGCCAGTACTTTGAGTACCTGCACGGGCAGGGAATTGGAGCCAAGACCTCGGATTTCTATCTGGCctgggctcagctgctcctgaggGAAGGCAAcgtgcagggagcaggagctgtgctccagAAAGGGCTCCTCAACCAGGCACAGCCCCGGGAgaacctgcagcagctccactg CTCCCTGCAGAGTTATGATCCTCGGAATCCTCCTTTGCAAG ATGCTGCTGTTGTAAAACCACTTCAGACTTCCCATGCTGCAAATCAAATGGCTCCCCCAAAAGGTGTTTCAAGTCCTAATCCCTGCAAAAATCAG GGTCTGGATGCTGCTGGTTCCCAGTCCTGTGCTGTTGGAAAAGAAGT gAACTACGTGACCTACATCTCCAAGTCCGAGGTTGTGCCGAAGGCGCCGTCGGGTGCCACGGGGTGGGAGCAGGTCCCGATGTACGACAAGAACCTGCTCCTGTGCGaaggctctgagctctccttcGAGGAGCTGAGGGCCAAGAGATACTTCAGGAAATATGAGCtcctcaggaggcagcaggaactGG aggaggagaagaaagactCCATGAAGAAAAAGGAGTCGGCAGTCCTGGAGCTCCAAGCCCTGCAGCAGAAGCTGGACCAGCTGACCCAGCTCTCCAGAAGCCTGGAGGAAACGAGACTGGAACCAGCAGCTGAGCCAAACCAGAGGCTG GTGCCCCCCCCTGTGAGGCCCAGCACATCCCACGTGCCAGGGAACTGGATGGcacctgctccagggctggatgcGCCCAAGTCCCAAGCTCTGGTGCTGGAGCAGTCCCAGTTCCAGGTGCCACCAGCCACCACTCCCACCCCGCAGCCAGCAAAGCCTCTCAGTGACTGCACTCCAGCTGCCTCCCCCTGGGAAGCACCAGAGGAGAAGGACCCAGCTGGAGCTCGGGCAGAGCTTGGAGAGCTCCAGAAGAGTTTGCTGCACCCTCCCTTCagcgctgctccagctcaggaACGGGCTCATCCCGACCCAGCTCTGCCTCGGAGCACGGGAGAACT GTCCCCTAACAAGGGATCCACTGGATTAACTCCTGCTGTGCATGTGAAGGAAG cctccagAGCTGGGAATTCCTCCTTTGCCTCTGGAAATATTTCCCAAGCCACCCCCAACACCTCACTGGGAGGAGCAATGGGCACAACAACGCCCTTCAAGGTGCAGCCGTCGCCCACGGTCCACACGAAAGAAGCCTTGG gTGTTCTCATGGATATGTTCCAAACACCATTCTTGCCTGAGCCATCTGCCCTGGAAGACAGCGAGGAACAATTTGAAGCCTTTTGCAGAAGAAGAG AGCCTGGTGGATGTTTGAAAACCAACATCGTTGTCCCTGTCACTCCTGCATTTGCCATCtttgaggatgaggaggagaaggagaacagCAG GATCCCACAGCACAAGAACAAACCAGAAGAGCCCAGAACTTTTGGAGAACGTCCCTTGACCGACTGTGCAGCAGAA GAAGAAACGGGAACCACGGAATTCCTGCGGGATGATTACACGGTGTGGAATGGCCCCTGCAGAAACAAAGCCCTGGCTCCCAGTCCAGACAACACCAGGGACTTTGCCCGAGCTGCCCAGCTCATGTCCACACCCTTTAATTACCTGGCAGCTCCTTCGAGGCCCCCTTTGGAGGACAGAG CCTGTGAGGAAAATTTGCCTCAAATGGATTTGGAGTTCTCTGGAGAACTACACAGGCAGCCAAAGGCCAAGAAGTTAAG GCCTGTTCTTGAACACATCCCTGAACAGAGAGAGCTTCATGGAAACCTTCTGAAACAAGGGACTGGAATCCAGGGAattgctgcagctgcttcccaaCGACTGCATGAGGAGACAGCTCCAAGCAGAACTGGATATTCCTCCTCCCTTGGAGTGGATAGAACTTGCCAGGAGAGGCTGTGtggagctgggcaggacagGACAGCCCGGACTGGGAGACCTGCAG TCCTTGTTGAGAACCCTTGGGACACAGAATTGGTTGGCAAGTTCTTGTCGGAGCTTCCGAAACCGCTCCACACCTACGCCAACTACTTTGAGTGGAAATCTCCTCTTCCATTCATCAAACTGAAGGCTGAACTCTCACTGG GCTCCAGCTCATTCCACATGGATTGCTTGGTCGGAGAGGGAGCTTTTGCCCAAGTCTATCAAGCTTCCATCCTGGATGCCAGCAACCCTCGGAACAATCAGAAAGTGATATTCAAG GTCCAGAAACCTGCCAACCCTTGGGAGTTCTACATTGCCagccagctgctggagaggctgaGCCCCAGCGTGCGCCACCTCTACATCCACTTCTATTCCGCCCATTTCTTCTCCAACGGCAGCATTTTGGTGGGGGAGCTCCACAACTACGGAACGCTGCTC AATGCCGTCAACATTTACAAGAAGCTCCCGGAGAAGGTGATGCCCCAAGCCCTCGTCATCTACTTTGCTGTCAAAATCCTTCACATGGTGgaggagctgcacagctgcaAAATCATCCACGGGGACATCAAACCTGACAACTTCATCCTGGGAGAAAG GTTCCTGGACAACAACACGTGTGACATTGATGGGCTCTGCCATGGCCTGACCCTCATTGACCTGGGCCAGAGCATCGACATGAAGCTCTTCCCTGAGGGAACAGCCTTCACTGCCAGGTGTGAAACGTCTGGATTCCAGTGCGTGGAAATGCTGACAAACAAACCATGGAACTACCAG ACAGACTACTTTGGGATCGCAGCCACCGTGTACTGCCTGCTCTTCGGGACCTACATGCGCCTCAAGGACGATAATGGGGTCTGGAAGCCTGAGGGAACCTTCAGGAG GCTTGCCAATGCTGACCTGTGGAAAGAGTTCTTTGAGAGCttgctgaacattcccagctgccACAACCTGCCTTCCCTCGGAGTCCTGCGCCAGAAGCTCAAGGATTTATTTTGCAGGTCCTACGCGAAGGAAATCAAGTTCCTTCGGAACAGACTCGTCGTGCTGCTCATCGAGCACAAACGCTCGCGGAAATAA
- the BUB1 gene encoding mitotic checkpoint serine/threonine-protein kinase BUB1 isoform X3 produces MDGPGRNFEAQIRNYRGPDPLEPWDRYLQWAEECLPLQEKQSRWPGLLEELLKRWATRGTMNGRQAAQDCSQTSSPGSVSWYLQWAEECLPLQEKQSRWPGLLEELVKVFVGDKRYHQDLRFVSYCVKLAEFISSPCQYFEYLHGQGIGAKTSDFYLAWAQLLLREGNVQGAGAVLQKGLLNQAQPRENLQQLHCSLQSYDPRNPPLQDAAVVKPLQTSHAANQMAPPKGVSSPNPCKNQGLDAAGSQSCAVGKEVNYVTYISKSEVVPKAPSGATGWEQVPMYDKNLLLCEGSELSFEELRAKRYFRKYELLRRQQELEEEKKDSMKKKESAVLELQALQQKLDQLTQLSRSLEETRLEPAAEPNQRLVPPPVRPSTSHVPGNWMAPAPGLDAPKSQALVLEQSQFQVPPATTPTPQPAKPLSDCTPAASPWEAPEEKDPAGARAELGELQKSLLHPPFSAAPAQERAHPDPALPRSTGELSPNKGSTGLTPAVHVKEASRAGNSSFASGNISQATPNTSLGGAMGTTTPFKVQPSPTVHTKEALGVLMDMFQTPFLPEPSALEDSEEQFEAFCRRREPGGCLKTNIVVPVTPAFAIFEDEEEKENSRIPQHKNKPEEPRTFGERPLTDCAAEEETGTTEFLRDDYTVWNGPCRNKALAPSPDNTRDFARAAQLMSTPFNYLAAPSRPPLEDRACEENLPQMDLEFSGELHRQPKAKKLRPVLEHIPEQRELHGNLLKQGTGIQGIAAAASQRLHEETAPSRTGYSSSLGVDRTCQERLCGAGQDRTARTGRPAVLVENPWDTELVGKFLSELPKPLHTYANYFEWKSPLPFIKLKAELSLGSSSFHMDCLVGEGAFAQVYQASILDASNPRNNQKVIFKVQKPANPWEFYIASQLLERLSPSVRHLYIHFYSAHFFSNGSILVGELHNYGTLLNAVNIYKKLPEKVMPQALVIYFAVKILHMVEELHSCKIIHGDIKPDNFILGERFLDNNTCDIDGLCHGLTLIDLGQSIDMKLFPEGTAFTARCETSGFQCVEMLTNKPWNYQTDYFGIAATVYCLLFGTYMRLKDDNGVWKPEGTFRRLANADLWKEFFESLLNIPSCHNLPSLGVLRQKLKDLFCRSYAKEIKFLRNRLVVLLIEHKRSRK; encoded by the exons GTACCTGCAGTGGGCAGAGGAATGTCTCCCGCTCCAAGAGAAGCAGAGCCGCTGGCCCgggctcctggaggagctggtgaAGGTGTTCGTGGGCGACAAGAGGTACCACCAGGACCTGCGGTTTGTGAGCTACTGCGTCAAGCTG GCAGAGTTCATCTCTTCCCCTTGCCAGTACTTTGAGTACCTGCACGGGCAGGGAATTGGAGCCAAGACCTCGGATTTCTATCTGGCctgggctcagctgctcctgaggGAAGGCAAcgtgcagggagcaggagctgtgctccagAAAGGGCTCCTCAACCAGGCACAGCCCCGGGAgaacctgcagcagctccactg CTCCCTGCAGAGTTATGATCCTCGGAATCCTCCTTTGCAAG ATGCTGCTGTTGTAAAACCACTTCAGACTTCCCATGCTGCAAATCAAATGGCTCCCCCAAAAGGTGTTTCAAGTCCTAATCCCTGCAAAAATCAG GGTCTGGATGCTGCTGGTTCCCAGTCCTGTGCTGTTGGAAAAGAAGT gAACTACGTGACCTACATCTCCAAGTCCGAGGTTGTGCCGAAGGCGCCGTCGGGTGCCACGGGGTGGGAGCAGGTCCCGATGTACGACAAGAACCTGCTCCTGTGCGaaggctctgagctctccttcGAGGAGCTGAGGGCCAAGAGATACTTCAGGAAATATGAGCtcctcaggaggcagcaggaactGG aggaggagaagaaagactCCATGAAGAAAAAGGAGTCGGCAGTCCTGGAGCTCCAAGCCCTGCAGCAGAAGCTGGACCAGCTGACCCAGCTCTCCAGAAGCCTGGAGGAAACGAGACTGGAACCAGCAGCTGAGCCAAACCAGAGGCTG GTGCCCCCCCCTGTGAGGCCCAGCACATCCCACGTGCCAGGGAACTGGATGGcacctgctccagggctggatgcGCCCAAGTCCCAAGCTCTGGTGCTGGAGCAGTCCCAGTTCCAGGTGCCACCAGCCACCACTCCCACCCCGCAGCCAGCAAAGCCTCTCAGTGACTGCACTCCAGCTGCCTCCCCCTGGGAAGCACCAGAGGAGAAGGACCCAGCTGGAGCTCGGGCAGAGCTTGGAGAGCTCCAGAAGAGTTTGCTGCACCCTCCCTTCagcgctgctccagctcaggaACGGGCTCATCCCGACCCAGCTCTGCCTCGGAGCACGGGAGAACT GTCCCCTAACAAGGGATCCACTGGATTAACTCCTGCTGTGCATGTGAAGGAAG cctccagAGCTGGGAATTCCTCCTTTGCCTCTGGAAATATTTCCCAAGCCACCCCCAACACCTCACTGGGAGGAGCAATGGGCACAACAACGCCCTTCAAGGTGCAGCCGTCGCCCACGGTCCACACGAAAGAAGCCTTGG gTGTTCTCATGGATATGTTCCAAACACCATTCTTGCCTGAGCCATCTGCCCTGGAAGACAGCGAGGAACAATTTGAAGCCTTTTGCAGAAGAAGAG AGCCTGGTGGATGTTTGAAAACCAACATCGTTGTCCCTGTCACTCCTGCATTTGCCATCtttgaggatgaggaggagaaggagaacagCAG GATCCCACAGCACAAGAACAAACCAGAAGAGCCCAGAACTTTTGGAGAACGTCCCTTGACCGACTGTGCAGCAGAA GAAGAAACGGGAACCACGGAATTCCTGCGGGATGATTACACGGTGTGGAATGGCCCCTGCAGAAACAAAGCCCTGGCTCCCAGTCCAGACAACACCAGGGACTTTGCCCGAGCTGCCCAGCTCATGTCCACACCCTTTAATTACCTGGCAGCTCCTTCGAGGCCCCCTTTGGAGGACAGAG CCTGTGAGGAAAATTTGCCTCAAATGGATTTGGAGTTCTCTGGAGAACTACACAGGCAGCCAAAGGCCAAGAAGTTAAG GCCTGTTCTTGAACACATCCCTGAACAGAGAGAGCTTCATGGAAACCTTCTGAAACAAGGGACTGGAATCCAGGGAattgctgcagctgcttcccaaCGACTGCATGAGGAGACAGCTCCAAGCAGAACTGGATATTCCTCCTCCCTTGGAGTGGATAGAACTTGCCAGGAGAGGCTGTGtggagctgggcaggacagGACAGCCCGGACTGGGAGACCTGCAG TCCTTGTTGAGAACCCTTGGGACACAGAATTGGTTGGCAAGTTCTTGTCGGAGCTTCCGAAACCGCTCCACACCTACGCCAACTACTTTGAGTGGAAATCTCCTCTTCCATTCATCAAACTGAAGGCTGAACTCTCACTGG GCTCCAGCTCATTCCACATGGATTGCTTGGTCGGAGAGGGAGCTTTTGCCCAAGTCTATCAAGCTTCCATCCTGGATGCCAGCAACCCTCGGAACAATCAGAAAGTGATATTCAAG GTCCAGAAACCTGCCAACCCTTGGGAGTTCTACATTGCCagccagctgctggagaggctgaGCCCCAGCGTGCGCCACCTCTACATCCACTTCTATTCCGCCCATTTCTTCTCCAACGGCAGCATTTTGGTGGGGGAGCTCCACAACTACGGAACGCTGCTC AATGCCGTCAACATTTACAAGAAGCTCCCGGAGAAGGTGATGCCCCAAGCCCTCGTCATCTACTTTGCTGTCAAAATCCTTCACATGGTGgaggagctgcacagctgcaAAATCATCCACGGGGACATCAAACCTGACAACTTCATCCTGGGAGAAAG GTTCCTGGACAACAACACGTGTGACATTGATGGGCTCTGCCATGGCCTGACCCTCATTGACCTGGGCCAGAGCATCGACATGAAGCTCTTCCCTGAGGGAACAGCCTTCACTGCCAGGTGTGAAACGTCTGGATTCCAGTGCGTGGAAATGCTGACAAACAAACCATGGAACTACCAG ACAGACTACTTTGGGATCGCAGCCACCGTGTACTGCCTGCTCTTCGGGACCTACATGCGCCTCAAGGACGATAATGGGGTCTGGAAGCCTGAGGGAACCTTCAGGAG GCTTGCCAATGCTGACCTGTGGAAAGAGTTCTTTGAGAGCttgctgaacattcccagctgccACAACCTGCCTTCCCTCGGAGTCCTGCGCCAGAAGCTCAAGGATTTATTTTGCAGGTCCTACGCGAAGGAAATCAAGTTCCTTCGGAACAGACTCGTCGTGCTGCTCATCGAGCACAAACGCTCGCGGAAATAA